From the genome of Monomorium pharaonis isolate MP-MQ-018 chromosome 2, ASM1337386v2, whole genome shotgun sequence, one region includes:
- the LOC105836754 gene encoding uncharacterized protein LOC105836754 isoform X4, producing the protein MKFSMMISVLFQWSVKIKNFSTTLSGYLSDRRAALNIRMIPSRVSHFSRQSVQLPQTHNGMKFHSRSCSAVTRASTGLFVREIRPTAESIVFGVIAVSQPSARNTIAPGGFCGPLSALPCPARERRTCLASTPGGNLPVRRPPVVSPS; encoded by the exons ATGAAATTTTCTATGATGATATCGGTACTTTTTCAATGGAG TGTAAAgattaaaaacttttcaacGACGTTATCCGGATACCTGTCCGATCGGAGGGCAGCTTTAAATATCCGGATGATCCCAAGTCGTGTCAGCCATTTTTCTCGGCAGTCAGTGCAACTACCCCAAACACACAATGGTATGAAATTCCACAGCAGATCGTGTTCAGCGGTCACGCGCGCATCGACTGGACTATTCGTTCGAGAAATTCGCCCAACGGCGGAATCCATCGTGTTTGGCGTCATTGCTGTTAGCCAGCCTTCTGCTCGAAATACCATCGCGCCAGGAGGATTCTGTGGTCCTTTGTCTGCCTTACCTTGCCCTGCGCGAGAAAGACGCACCTGCTTGGCGTCGACCCCGGGCGGCAACCTGCCTGTTCGGCGTCCTCCTGTCGTCTCCCCCTCGTAG